Below is a genomic region from Candidatus Binatia bacterium.
AGCGGCGCGCGGACACGAGGCGATGGCCGCGTCGTTCGTCGCGGAGGGAGCGATCACGGGATCTTTCGACACGACGATCTATCAAGAGAAGCCGGACGTACGCATCGCCACCGCGACCATCGACGTCGTCGCGCCCGGACTCGATGCTTCCGAGGTCGAGCGCGGCATCGCGCACGGCACTATCTTGGGCGAGGCCGTCAATCTCGCGCGCCGGCTGGCCGTCACGCCGGCCAACGACATGACGCCGATGCGGCTGGCTGAAGCGGCATCGGACGTCGCCAAGCAGACCGGGCTCGAAGTCGAGGTTTTCGACGAGGCGCGCGCGCGTCAAGAGCGGATGGGATGCTTTCTGTCGGTCGCGCAGGGCAGCGCGCAGCCGCCCAAGTTCATCATCCTGCGCTACAACGGCGACCCTTCGAGCAAAGAGCTGCTAGCACTCGTCGGCAAGGGCATAACCTTCGACTCCGGCGGCATCTCGATCAAACCGGCGGAACGCATGGAGGAAATGAAGTACGACATGTCCGGCGGCGCGGGCGTCATCGCAGCAATGTCCGCGATCGGCAGGCTGAAGCCGAAGATCAACGTCGTCGGTCTCGTGCCGGCCACGGAAAACATGCCGGGCGGTAAGGCCACGAAACCGGGCGACATCTTCGCCGCCATGAACGGCAAGACCATCGAGGTGATCAACACGGATGCCGAGGGGCGGCTCATCCTCGCCGACGCGTTGTGCTACGCGAACAAGCTGGGCGCGACGCACATCGTCGACGCCGCGACGCTCACCGGCGCATGCGTCATCGCGCTGGGGCACGCGAGCTCGGCTGCGGTCGCGAACGACG
It encodes:
- a CDS encoding leucyl aminopeptidase — translated: MQVRLSHDAPLGVRAGALVVPVFSDIPLDGAAKEVDAALGGVIADAISSGEIRGRLGEHVLVYAKGQPYRRVLAVSLGEHAKFEPYFLARYAGTAVRYLGRRNVDEIAIALPEAARGHEAMAASFVAEGAITGSFDTTIYQEKPDVRIATATIDVVAPGLDASEVERGIAHGTILGEAVNLARRLAVTPANDMTPMRLAEAASDVAKQTGLEVEVFDEARARQERMGCFLSVAQGSAQPPKFIILRYNGDPSSKELLALVGKGITFDSGGISIKPAERMEEMKYDMSGGAGVIAAMSAIGRLKPKINVVGLVPATENMPGGKATKPGDIFAAMNGKTIEVINTDAEGRLILADALCYANKLGATHIVDAATLTGACVIALGHASSAAVANDDKFVAEFLAAAKPTGERYWQMPLYEDYTAAMKSDIADLKNTGGRPAGTLTAAAFLKEFVGNTPWIHLDIAGTAYLDNEFAWQAKGPTGTPVRAFVALVEAMSPKQMGTHPNGARGTELTV